A stretch of DNA from Paenibacillus sp. FSL W8-0186:
CACACAAACAGGCACCCCAAAGGGGCGCCTGTTTTTTTGTGCTTGCAGCGGCCAGAAGCGGGTCGGCAGGGGGCGAAGAATGTTTTTTTCCGTGCAAGGCGATGGTGGAAGCGAATAGAGCGTCCGGTGAATACACTGGCATGAAGCAAGCTAATTCTATTCAAGGAGGAGAATGAAGTGAATAAACCGGTTACGCGTAAAGAAGCCGCAAAATATGTTGGCAAAAATATAACCGCCGTAAAAAAAGATGGAACCATCGTTACGGGAAAATTGGTCAAAATCAGCGGGAACCGCTTGATCGTGCGTCAGCCAGGCAAAAAGGTAAAGACGAAGGCGATCCTTCCGCTCGCTTTATTTGACCTGCTCGCCATCGGAACGGCTCCTTTCGCTTATGGCTATGGCTACGGCGGATATCCTTACGGTTATGGCTACGGCGGATTCGGAGGATACGGTTACGGTTACCCTTACGGCTTTTTCTAAAGCCTAACAGGGAGTTAAAGCTTAAAGCCGCAGCAGCAGCCTTTTTTCCAGCTCAAAGCATCGCGAAACAGGGATATATCTTATGGTTTCATAGCCGTACTTTTGGTAAAACAGGTGGGCCCGGGTATTCTCCTGGTCCACCAGAACTTTTGCCCTGGTGCACCCTCTGGAACCGGCTAAATTTTCGGCATGCGCCATCAGGGTTTTGCCGTGGCGTTTCCGCTGATGCTGGGAGGCTACGGCCATCATGTCGATGAACAGCAGCTCCCCATGGATCACGAAATGGATAAAAGCGACGGGATCGGCCTCATAATAAGGGGAAGCAACCAGCGTTATCCCTTGAGTGAGACGCCTGGGAATATCCCGAATTGCTTTTTCCAACTCCGGCCGGGACATGCTCGAATGAGGGACAAGCTCCTTTTTCACAAGATTGATAATGACGGGATCATCCTGCTTGGGTCTTCTATAACGAATCATTCGCCAGCACTCCTCCTTGAGCTGATTGAAGGGCATTTTAATATATCATATGAAGCAGCGGGGCAAATGGTTTCCTGACACGAATGAGGCGAAGTTGAAAAGCTGAAGGAGGTTAATTGCTTTTGGGGAAGAATATGGAAAGGGGCGGCCTTGATAAAAGGGGAAAGCAAAAACCTTTTATCCCTGCAATTCAGCAGTGTGATGAGGTATTTCGGGTCAGGGTCTGAAAACATATGGCAAAAGGGTATTGACTCTATGCGCGAACTAATCATATAATGTGTCTAAACATTTTTAACGTTCATAGCTTTATCGGCGATGAAGAGGACGAAGGTTTAAGGGCTCTTTGCTCAGAGAGTGGATGGATTTGCTGAGACCACCCACCAATATCCCTTAAATGCGAGCTCACCTCGGAGCTGTTTTCCTGAAAAGCGAAGCTGCGGATACCATGATACACTCCGCTTCGAGCCTATTAGGGAAAATCGTCAGGCCTGCGTTAAAGGCCACGAGTAAGGAATTTGCTGTCCCTACTCGTCAAGGCTCGGTGCTGTGAGGTACCGGGTAAAAATGGGTGGTACCACGGAAGCGATAACCTTTCGTCCCTCGGAACAGGAGACTGTTCTGGCGGGCGGAAGGTTTTTTTGTTGTATTTCTTTAGAAATACTTAAATTTTGGAAGGAGGATGACTGATGAGCGCGCAAATACCAGCAGTGCGGTCTACAGAACAATTACGTGAGAAATGGATGAAACCAGAAGTCATTACGGGATCAGAAATATTGCTACGGAGCTTGGTGCTAGAAGGTGTCGAATGCGTCTTCGGTTACCCGGGCGGGGCCGTATTGTATATCTACGATGCGTTGTATGGCTTCAAGGATTTCCATCACTTGCTGACAAGACACGAGCAGGGAGCGATTCATGCGGCTGACGGCTATGCACGGGCAAGCGGCAAAGTAGGTGTATGTATCGCAACTTCGGGACCGGGGGCGACGAACACAGTCACCGGAATCGCAACGGCGTTTATGGACTCGGTTCCTCTCGTGGTCATTACCGGGAACGTCGTATCCAGCCTGATCGGAACGGATGCCTTCCAGGAAGCAGATATTACCGGCATCACAATGCCGATTACGAAGCACAGCTACTTGGTGCGCAGTGTAGAAGAGCTGCCGCGAGTCATTCACGAAGCGTTCCACATTGCTAATACGGGACGCAAAGGCCCGGTATTGATCGACATTCCGAAGGACGTATCCGCAGACAAGACTCTGTTTGAACCGGTACAGAGCATTAACCTTCGCGGCTACAACCCTAAGGTCGTACCGAACCATCATCAACTGGAGAAGGTAGCGGCAGCGATCAAGGAAGCGGAGCGTCCGGTCATTCTTGCCGGCGGCGGGGTTGTCTACTCCGGGGGGCATGAAGAGCTGCTTGAGTTCGTAACCCGGACGGAAATTCCGATCACAACGACGCTTCTGGGCCTTGGCGCATTTCCGAGCGGCAATCCGCTGTGGATGGGGATGCCGGGAATGCACGGCACGTACACGGCTAACCAAGCCATTCAGAATTCCGATTTGCTGATCAATATCGGGGCCCGGTTCGATGATCGCGTTACCGGACGGCTTGACGGATTTGCTCCTCATGCTAAAGTAGTACACATCGATATCGATCCTGCGGAAATCGGCAAGAACGTGAAGACGGAAATACCGGTCGTCGGGGATGTGAAGACAGTACTCGAACTGCTCAATCCGTTAGTGGGCCGCAGCGACAAAGCGGATGCCTGGAGAAGCCAAATCAGCCAGTGGATGGCTGACAAGCCATATAAATACAAGGATTCCGATACGGAGCTTAAGCCGCAATGGGTCATCGAGCTGCTGAATGACACGACAAAGGGCG
This window harbors:
- a CDS encoding GNAT family N-acetyltransferase; this encodes MIRYRRPKQDDPVIINLVKKELVPHSSMSRPELEKAIRDIPRRLTQGITLVASPYYEADPVAFIHFVIHGELLFIDMMAVASQHQRKRHGKTLMAHAENLAGSRGCTRAKVLVDQENTRAHLFYQKYGYETIRYIPVSRCFELEKRLLLRL
- the ilvB gene encoding biosynthetic-type acetolactate synthase large subunit; the protein is MSAQIPAVRSTEQLREKWMKPEVITGSEILLRSLVLEGVECVFGYPGGAVLYIYDALYGFKDFHHLLTRHEQGAIHAADGYARASGKVGVCIATSGPGATNTVTGIATAFMDSVPLVVITGNVVSSLIGTDAFQEADITGITMPITKHSYLVRSVEELPRVIHEAFHIANTGRKGPVLIDIPKDVSADKTLFEPVQSINLRGYNPKVVPNHHQLEKVAAAIKEAERPVILAGGGVVYSGGHEELLEFVTRTEIPITTTLLGLGAFPSGNPLWMGMPGMHGTYTANQAIQNSDLLINIGARFDDRVTGRLDGFAPHAKVVHIDIDPAEIGKNVKTEIPVVGDVKTVLELLNPLVGRSDKADAWRSQISQWMADKPYKYKDSDTELKPQWVIELLNDTTKGEAIVTTDVGQHQMWAAQYYKFNQPRSWITSGGLGTMGFGFPSAIGAQMAHPDRLVISINGDGGMQMCAQELAICAINNIPVKVVVINNQVLGMVRQWQELIYENRYSHIDLAGSPDFVKLAEAYGVKGLRASNKEEAKQAWKEAMETPGPVLVEFVVSKEENVYPMVTQGSTIDQMLMGDCE